From the genome of Gracilinanus agilis isolate LMUSP501 chromosome 2, AgileGrace, whole genome shotgun sequence, one region includes:
- the LOC123234486 gene encoding LOW QUALITY PROTEIN: neuroepithelial cell-transforming gene 1 protein-like (The sequence of the model RefSeq protein was modified relative to this genomic sequence to represent the inferred CDS: substituted 3 bases at 3 genomic stop codons) codes for MVAHDEIGSFLPIKRTIRVLDVNNQSFREQEEPSNKRVXSLAXVSSLANLISPVRNGAVKHFGQTIQSFTLRGDNRSPACAQKSFSKATVPTHSKRRNSVRWSEMLDINMKESLTTKEIKRQEAIYEMLXGEKDLIEDLKLARKAYHDPMLKLSIMSEEELAHIFGDLDAYIPLHEDLLARLGEATKPDGTVEQIGHILVNWLPGLNAYRGYCSNQLAAKALLDQKKQDARVQDFLQRCLESPFSRKLDLWSFLDIPRSRLVKYPLLLKEILRYTPKDHTDIKPLEEALLVIQGVLSDINLKKGESECQYYIDKLEYLDDKQKDPRIEASKVLLCHGELKNKNGHKLYIFLFQDILVLTRPVIRNECHSYQVYRQPIPVQELVLEDLQDGDVRMGGSFRGAFSNSDKDKNIFRVHFRDPSPGRSHTLQANDVFHKQQWLNFIRTAIAPFHQTTSPTEFKGLSELNKRCEKNNPLASHIKTQRKSSTLSGLIPLEVDENSPKCIPSIAINESSTGIKAHRIQSGSQKAQEKAQLNDKRKETLV; via the coding sequence ATGGTGGCTCATGATGAGATTGGAAGTTTCCTGCCTATTAAAAGGACTATTCGTGTCCTAGATGTTAATAATCAGTCCTTTAGAGAACAAGAGGAGCCAAGCAACAAAAGAGTTTGATCTCTGGCTTGAGTCTCATCTTTGGCaaatttaatctctcctgtgAGAAATGGAGCAGTCAAACATTTTGGTCAAACAATACAGTCATTTACACTTCGTGGTGACAACAGATCTCCTGCTTGTGCCCAGAAATCATTTAGCAAGGCTACTGTCCCAACTCATTCTAAAAGAAGAAACAGTGTACGATGGTCAGAGATGTTAGATATCAACATGAAAGAATCTTTAACCACCAAAGAAATCAAACGTCAAGAGGCAATATATGAAATGCTCTGAGGAGAAAAGGATTTAATTGAGGATCTTAAGCTTGCCAGAAAGGCCTACCATGATCCCATGTTGAAATTATCTATCATGTCTGAGGAAGAACTCGCACATATATTTGGAGATTTAGATGCTTACATACCTCTGCATGAAGATCTGTTGGCAAGATTAGGAGAAGCAACAAAGCCAGATGGGACAGTGGAGCAAATTGGTCATATTCTTGTGAATTGGTTGCCAGGTTTAAATGCTTATAGAGGATACTGCAGTAACCAGCTTGCAGCTAAAGCTCTTCTTGATCAGAAAAAACAAGATGCAAGAGTTCAAGATTTCCTTCAGCGTTGTCTTGAGTCTCCTTTCAGTAGGAAGTTAGACCTCTGGAGCTTCCTGGACATTCCTCGAAGTCGCCTAGTCAAATACCCCTTGCTGTTAAAAGAAATCCTCCGATATACACCCAAAGACCACACTGATATAAAACCTCTAGAAGAAGCTCTATTGGTAATACAAGGAGTACTCTCTGATATCAACTTGAAGAAAGGAGAATCAGAGTGCCAATATTATATTGACAAACTGGAATATCTGGATGACAAACAGAAGGATCCTAGGATTGAAGCTAGCAAGGTGTTGCTTTGCCATGGAGAACTGAAGAATAAAAATGGACATAAACTCTATATTTTCTTGTTTCAAGATATCCTTGTCTTGACTCGTCCTGTTATACGCAATGAATGCCACTCTTACCAAGTATACCGTCAGCCTATTCCTGTCCAGGAGCTGGTTTTAGAGGACCTACAGGATGGTGATGTGAGAATGGGAGGTTCCTTTAGAGGTGCTTTTAGCAACtcagacaaagataaaaatatcttCAGAGTTCATTTCCGGGACCCTTCTCCAGGGCGGTCCCATACTTTACAAGCTAATGATGTGTTCCATAAGCAACAGTGGCTCAATTTTATCCGAACTGCCATTGCCCCCTTTCATCAGACCACCAGTCCAACAGAGTTTAAGGGTTTGTCGGAGCTCAATAAGAGGTGTGAAAAGAACAACCCTTTGGCATCTCACATCAAAACCCAAAGGAAGTCATCAACACTTTCTGGTCTCATTCCTCTGGAAGTAGATGAAAATTCCCCTAAATGTATTCCCAGCATAGCTATAAATGAAAGCTCCACAGGTATAAAAGCACACAGAATACAATCTGGGTCCCAAAAAGCCCAAGAGAAGGCCCAACTGaatgataaaaggaaagagacttTGGTATAA